One genomic segment of Agromyces intestinalis includes these proteins:
- a CDS encoding PucR family transcriptional regulator, translating to MSVNQLVNHIARVVGRPAVLEDQRQRVVAYSPQSGVIDEVRRKTILQHHAGPAVSSWLLRLGVYNAKVSTRVPQNAELGMLPRLLVPIRRADESMGFLWFIDAPDRMGVDEIERADHLAERLAEEWTRARAQHDLEIALMNEHTRDLLFGNAKARARSAGAIIEEGFFPDDAGVRAIQLSVRAGSGVDADDARELLERSARTATQRSVLRGALHLVRGDRAVFLVPQARAGDGTAVDSDHAAGALLDAATAVFAPVGAAAAPLVSIGGARDLLGAARASAAEAERAERISLAFGLAGPIAHWDRLGIHRGLDSAAAAGLVAADFQLGLDRLLGERDGRMLLETAEAYLALGGRAQETAARLNVHRTSLYHRLGRLERILGIDLQNGVERLGLHLAIMLMKVEADPAERV from the coding sequence ATGAGCGTGAATCAGCTGGTCAACCACATCGCGAGAGTGGTGGGCCGACCGGCCGTGCTCGAGGACCAGCGCCAACGCGTCGTCGCGTACAGCCCGCAGTCCGGGGTCATCGACGAGGTACGGCGCAAGACGATCCTGCAGCACCACGCCGGGCCGGCCGTGAGCTCGTGGCTGCTGCGGCTCGGCGTCTACAACGCCAAGGTCTCCACGAGGGTCCCGCAGAACGCCGAGCTCGGCATGCTGCCCCGCCTGCTCGTGCCGATCCGGCGCGCCGACGAATCGATGGGCTTCCTGTGGTTCATCGACGCACCCGACCGCATGGGCGTCGACGAGATCGAGCGCGCCGACCACCTCGCCGAACGCCTGGCCGAGGAGTGGACGAGGGCCCGCGCCCAGCACGATCTCGAGATCGCGCTGATGAACGAGCACACCCGCGACCTGCTGTTCGGCAACGCCAAGGCCCGGGCGCGGTCCGCCGGGGCGATCATCGAGGAGGGATTCTTTCCCGATGACGCGGGCGTGCGGGCCATCCAGCTCAGCGTGCGCGCCGGCAGCGGCGTCGACGCCGACGACGCTCGCGAACTCCTCGAGCGCTCCGCGCGCACGGCGACCCAGCGGTCGGTCCTGCGCGGGGCGCTGCACCTCGTGCGCGGCGATCGTGCGGTCTTCCTCGTGCCGCAGGCCCGTGCGGGCGACGGCACGGCCGTGGATTCCGACCACGCGGCCGGTGCACTGCTCGACGCCGCGACGGCCGTCTTCGCGCCGGTCGGTGCGGCCGCGGCTCCGCTCGTCTCGATCGGCGGCGCGCGAGACCTGCTCGGCGCCGCGCGCGCGAGCGCGGCCGAGGCGGAGCGGGCCGAGCGCATCTCGCTCGCCTTCGGGTTGGCGGGGCCGATCGCGCACTGGGATCGGCTCGGCATCCACCGCGGGCTCGACAGCGCGGCCGCTGCGGGCCTGGTCGCGGCGGACTTCCAGCTCGGCCTCGACCGGCTGCTGGGCGAGCGCGACGGCCGGATGCTCCTCGAGACCGCCGAGGCGTACCTCGCGCTCGGCGGGCGCGCACAAGAGACGGCGGCGCGACTCAACGTGCATCGCACCTCGCTGTACCACCGGCTCGGCCGGCTCGAGCGCATCCTCGGCATCGACCTGCAGAACGGCGTCGAGCGGCTGGGCCTGCACCTCGCGATCATGCTCATGAAGGTCGAGGCCGACCCGGCCGAACGGGTCTGA
- a CDS encoding DUF916 domain-containing protein — translation MSTTNMTRRAAAAAAITTLLMLGGGVAAHAEEVDEAIWGVQPSSEQGPDGRGAFEYTLGPGETVTDYVGVSNLGAAPISVKVYAMDATTTADGAFTLPPAGTESEDVGAWVGVGGDEVFEIAPGTRLDIPFRLTVPPDVSPGDHAGGIVAALSELSATGDGAQQVAVDRRVGARIYVTVPGEQLPALDVRDVTIAYDGGWNLFDGTANVTYTLANSGNMRVGGESQLVVDGPFGWRLGEAEAREQAEILPGASVRVEEQLTGIIPALLVFASVELTPGLDGGAAVGGEHLASGTGWAIPYPVALVALLLLGIAGFAVAKRIRRAKAARPKAREPEPEASDSVPEPVDDAAGDDDAARRDLVDAR, via the coding sequence ATGTCGACGACGAACATGACCCGCAGGGCGGCTGCGGCCGCGGCGATCACGACCCTGCTCATGCTGGGCGGCGGCGTCGCCGCGCACGCCGAGGAGGTCGACGAGGCGATCTGGGGCGTGCAGCCGTCGAGCGAGCAGGGGCCCGACGGCCGCGGCGCGTTCGAGTACACGCTCGGCCCGGGCGAGACCGTCACCGACTACGTCGGCGTCTCGAACCTCGGTGCGGCGCCCATCTCGGTCAAGGTCTACGCGATGGATGCCACGACCACCGCCGACGGCGCCTTCACGCTGCCGCCCGCCGGCACCGAGTCGGAGGACGTCGGTGCCTGGGTCGGTGTCGGCGGCGACGAGGTGTTCGAGATCGCACCCGGCACCCGACTCGACATCCCGTTCCGGCTCACCGTGCCGCCCGACGTCTCACCGGGCGATCACGCCGGCGGCATCGTCGCCGCGCTCAGCGAGCTCTCCGCCACGGGCGACGGTGCGCAGCAGGTCGCGGTCGACCGCCGCGTCGGCGCGCGCATCTACGTCACCGTGCCGGGCGAGCAGCTGCCCGCCCTCGATGTGCGCGACGTGACCATCGCCTACGACGGCGGCTGGAACCTCTTCGATGGCACCGCGAACGTCACGTACACGCTCGCGAACTCGGGCAACATGCGGGTCGGCGGCGAATCGCAGCTGGTGGTCGACGGGCCGTTCGGCTGGCGGCTCGGCGAGGCAGAGGCTCGCGAGCAGGCCGAGATCCTCCCGGGCGCGAGCGTCCGGGTCGAGGAGCAGCTCACCGGCATCATTCCGGCGCTGCTCGTCTTCGCGTCCGTCGAGCTGACACCCGGGCTCGACGGCGGTGCCGCCGTCGGCGGCGAGCACCTGGCGAGCGGAACGGGCTGGGCGATCCCCTACCCCGTGGCGCTCGTCGCCCTTCTGCTGCTGGGCATCGCCGGATTCGCCGTCGCGAAGCGGATCCGTCGGGCGAAGGCGGCTCGGCCGAAGGCTCGGGAACCCGAGCCCGAGGCATCCGACTCGGTTCCCGAACCGGTCGACGACGCAGCAGGCGACGACGATGCCGCCCGCCGCGACCTCGTCGACGCACGCTGA
- a CDS encoding MarR family winged helix-turn-helix transcriptional regulator, producing the protein MTAEAALDHAIAAVEEQFGIVFNRARLLWFESAKQVHPELQPAGYKLLASIVRAGSTNAHVLAEQLDMDKSAVSRQVRQLEEMGLVESRADERDGRARVLVGTPLAEQRIAEVRRANQARLRGSLEGRSVEELLLLADVLRAIADA; encoded by the coding sequence ATGACCGCCGAAGCTGCCCTCGACCACGCCATCGCGGCGGTCGAGGAGCAGTTCGGCATCGTGTTCAACCGGGCCAGGCTGCTCTGGTTCGAGTCGGCGAAGCAGGTGCACCCCGAGCTGCAGCCCGCCGGCTACAAGCTGCTCGCGAGCATCGTGCGCGCCGGATCCACCAACGCGCACGTGCTCGCCGAGCAGCTCGACATGGACAAGAGCGCGGTGAGCCGTCAGGTGCGCCAGCTCGAGGAGATGGGGTTGGTCGAGAGCCGTGCCGACGAGCGCGACGGGCGAGCCAGAGTGCTCGTCGGCACGCCGCTCGCCGAGCAGCGCATCGCCGAGGTGCGCCGGGCCAATCAGGCTCGCCTGCGCGGCTCGCTCGAGGGCCGATCGGTCGAGGAGCTGCTTCTGCTCGCCGACGTGCTGCGGGCGATCGCCGACGCCTGA
- a CDS encoding M64 family metallopeptidase, whose translation MTDPSKTARRRTAVAALAVPLLVGGLVAVGAQPAAADDAVGSATLVPIQITGDPAERFSLVILGDGYTAAELPKFREQVDEHLETMWSIEPYKSYRNSFNVYAVEIVSGESGVSCDDSLDSPRRDTPLKMAFWGGCSASSVQRLLTVNNTIARQYANLAPKVDQILALANSDTYGGAGGAYATASGGNALSALISPHEIGHSLGGLQDEYDYYTRGVTTGNYTGGEPSSAHHTKLTVDQMAAQQVKWWRWLGEPSESGGVIGAYEGGMYYSTGVWRPSRHSMMKTLGYQFDQVGREIMTERISSKVPLVPASTPEGTVARDAVLWVETSHPVYHEIDVTWSVNGEAVDLGGNQRNLDLATLDVAAGATVTATIVDNTEFVRDPALRARASMTQTRTWTVGDTTLPEATPSTPEITEATTTDHAAGSSDVLYVETNHPDGRIMDVAWQVDGVTVPNPYAKRNLPLATLGLGAGEHTVTATVTDPEFPDAGSVVQTWTVDAAGPSVEATITAPIASSTAANGEPHYVVNEQFDMKLVATDDRDGALVTEFRLDGDGWHNYYGWPTDKDAPFRFTPTGTNIDDLIYGNLGTGGMSLSPFQEREPGYGTHRVEYRATDAAGNIGEVKAFTVTVLGGDDADPRQVIQADVTGGALSMAVSSTDPVVLEPVVLTGADQSTSGSLHAVRVSDSRGTAAGWNLTGQVSDFTSGTGVILAENLGWTPAASVETGGLPTVDEEAPVVTPGAGVAPGAGLRAPLTLCAAGTGHSAGAFACSGGLELGVPGSTRSGTYTGVLTLTLI comes from the coding sequence ATGACCGATCCATCCAAGACGGCCCGACGGCGCACCGCCGTCGCCGCCCTCGCCGTGCCGCTGCTCGTGGGCGGGCTCGTCGCCGTCGGTGCGCAGCCGGCCGCGGCCGACGACGCCGTGGGCAGCGCCACGCTCGTGCCGATCCAGATCACCGGCGACCCGGCCGAGCGGTTCTCGCTCGTCATCCTCGGCGACGGGTACACCGCGGCCGAGCTGCCGAAGTTCCGCGAGCAGGTCGACGAGCACCTCGAGACCATGTGGAGCATCGAGCCCTACAAGAGCTACCGCAACTCGTTCAACGTCTACGCGGTCGAGATCGTCTCGGGCGAGTCGGGCGTGAGCTGCGACGACTCGCTGGACTCGCCGCGTCGCGACACGCCGCTGAAGATGGCGTTCTGGGGCGGATGCAGCGCTTCGAGCGTGCAGCGCCTGCTCACGGTGAACAACACGATCGCCCGCCAGTACGCGAACCTCGCGCCGAAAGTCGACCAGATCCTCGCGCTCGCGAACAGCGACACCTACGGCGGCGCGGGCGGTGCGTACGCGACCGCGAGCGGCGGCAACGCGTTGTCGGCGCTCATCTCGCCGCACGAGATCGGTCACTCGCTCGGCGGCCTGCAGGACGAGTACGACTACTACACGCGCGGCGTGACGACCGGCAACTACACCGGCGGCGAGCCGTCGAGCGCCCACCACACGAAGCTCACCGTCGACCAGATGGCGGCGCAGCAGGTGAAGTGGTGGCGCTGGCTCGGCGAGCCCAGCGAGTCGGGCGGCGTGATCGGCGCCTACGAGGGCGGCATGTACTACTCGACGGGCGTGTGGCGCCCCAGCCGGCACTCGATGATGAAGACCCTCGGGTACCAGTTCGACCAGGTCGGCCGCGAGATCATGACGGAGCGCATCTCGTCGAAGGTGCCGCTCGTGCCGGCGTCGACGCCCGAGGGCACCGTCGCGCGCGACGCCGTGCTCTGGGTCGAGACCTCGCACCCGGTGTACCACGAGATCGACGTGACCTGGTCGGTGAACGGCGAGGCGGTCGACCTCGGCGGCAACCAGCGCAACCTCGACCTCGCGACGCTCGACGTGGCCGCAGGCGCGACCGTGACCGCGACGATCGTCGACAACACCGAGTTCGTGCGCGACCCCGCGCTGCGCGCCCGCGCGTCGATGACGCAGACCCGCACGTGGACCGTCGGTGACACGACGCTGCCTGAGGCGACCCCGTCGACGCCCGAGATCACCGAGGCGACGACGACCGACCACGCGGCCGGCTCGAGCGACGTCCTCTACGTCGAGACCAACCACCCCGACGGACGCATCATGGATGTCGCGTGGCAGGTCGACGGCGTCACGGTGCCGAACCCCTACGCCAAGCGGAACCTGCCGCTCGCGACCCTCGGCCTCGGCGCCGGCGAACACACCGTCACCGCGACCGTGACCGACCCCGAGTTCCCCGACGCCGGCTCAGTCGTGCAGACGTGGACGGTCGATGCGGCGGGTCCGTCCGTGGAGGCCACGATCACCGCGCCCATCGCGTCGAGCACTGCAGCGAACGGCGAGCCGCACTACGTGGTGAACGAGCAGTTCGACATGAAGCTCGTGGCGACCGACGACCGTGACGGCGCGCTCGTGACGGAGTTCCGCCTCGACGGCGACGGCTGGCACAACTACTACGGCTGGCCGACCGACAAGGATGCGCCGTTCCGCTTCACGCCGACGGGCACCAACATCGACGACCTGATCTACGGCAACCTCGGTACGGGCGGCATGTCGCTCTCGCCCTTCCAGGAGCGCGAGCCGGGGTACGGCACGCACCGTGTCGAGTACCGCGCGACCGACGCCGCCGGCAACATCGGCGAGGTCAAGGCGTTCACCGTCACCGTGCTCGGCGGCGACGACGCCGACCCGCGCCAGGTCATCCAGGCGGATGTCACGGGCGGAGCCCTGTCGATGGCCGTCTCGAGCACCGACCCGGTCGTGCTCGAGCCCGTCGTGCTCACGGGCGCCGACCAGTCGACCTCGGGCTCGCTGCACGCCGTGCGCGTGTCGGACTCGCGCGGCACCGCCGCCGGATGGAACCTCACCGGCCAGGTGTCGGACTTCACGAGCGGCACCGGCGTGATCCTCGCCGAGAACCTCGGCTGGACGCCGGCGGCCTCGGTTGAGACGGGCGGGCTGCCGACCGTCGACGAGGAGGCTCCCGTGGTGACCCCGGGCGCCGGCGTCGCGCCGGGCGCCGGCCTTCGCGCACCGCTCACGCTGTGCGCGGCCGGCACCGGCCACAGCGCGGGCGCGTTCGCCTGCTCGGGCGGCCTCGAGCTCGGCGTGCCGGGCTCGACGCGGTCGGGCACCTACACGGGCGTGCTCACCCTCACGCTCATCTGA
- a CDS encoding MFS transporter, whose translation MSAVSDTHSPAQAERTPREVFVALSGLIVTMFVAVLSGTVVSTSMPRIIADLGGDQSAYTWVITASLLATAVSTPIWGKLADLVNRKVLLQLSIGLFVVGTAIAGFAQDTTTLIAVRVVQGLGAGGLMSLVMIIVALIISPRERGKYMGFVGGIMAVATIGGPLLGGVITDAWGWRANFFLPLPLAIVALVLLQFTLHLPKMPKRPVKIDFLGAALMAVGVSLALVWVTLGDKEFAWDSKTSLVMIGVAAAALIAFVIVEFFVAEPIVPMKLFKNRTFTLAVIASIAIGVAMFATSVFLAQYFQLARGATPTESGLMTIPMIVGQMGASIIVGALISRFGKWKGFMVAGALLVIAGTFLMTTLRYDTDYLVVSVAMVVLGAGLGMVMQNLTLVVQNDTPVSQLGAASSNVNFFRSIAGTVGVTVMGSLLATQVSTHIADGFEGFVPSSPEELEALKGLQSGALPNVHELPDTIRVIIEGAYGQGISEVFWIAVPLAVLSLIAIAFLPNKKLSTKSAAQELAEELAEDAENAVVELAEAEIGAPVATVAEQFDEADDSREPVGVATGSVAAVEGRDAPEARR comes from the coding sequence TTGTCCGCTGTCTCCGACACGCACTCGCCGGCCCAGGCCGAGCGCACCCCGCGCGAGGTGTTCGTCGCGCTCTCGGGCCTCATCGTCACGATGTTCGTCGCCGTGCTCTCGGGCACCGTCGTCTCGACCTCGATGCCGCGCATCATCGCCGACCTCGGCGGTGACCAGTCCGCCTACACGTGGGTGATCACGGCGAGCCTGCTCGCCACCGCCGTCTCGACCCCGATCTGGGGCAAGCTCGCCGACCTCGTCAACCGCAAGGTGCTGCTGCAGCTTTCCATCGGCCTGTTCGTCGTCGGCACCGCGATCGCCGGCTTCGCACAGGACACGACGACCCTCATCGCGGTGCGCGTCGTGCAGGGCCTCGGCGCCGGCGGCCTCATGTCGCTCGTCATGATCATCGTCGCGCTCATCATCTCGCCGCGCGAGCGCGGCAAGTACATGGGCTTCGTCGGCGGCATCATGGCCGTCGCCACCATCGGCGGCCCGCTCCTCGGCGGCGTCATCACCGATGCGTGGGGCTGGCGCGCGAACTTCTTCCTGCCGCTGCCGCTCGCGATCGTCGCGCTGGTGCTGCTGCAGTTCACGCTGCACCTGCCGAAGATGCCGAAGCGCCCCGTGAAGATCGACTTCCTCGGCGCGGCCCTCATGGCGGTCGGCGTCTCGCTCGCGCTGGTCTGGGTCACCCTCGGCGACAAGGAGTTCGCCTGGGACTCGAAGACCAGCCTCGTCATGATCGGCGTCGCCGCAGCCGCGCTCATCGCGTTCGTCATCGTCGAGTTCTTCGTCGCCGAGCCGATCGTGCCGATGAAGCTGTTCAAGAACCGCACCTTCACGCTCGCGGTGATCGCCTCGATCGCCATCGGCGTGGCGATGTTCGCGACCAGCGTGTTCCTCGCCCAGTACTTCCAGCTGGCGCGTGGTGCCACACCGACCGAGTCGGGTCTCATGACGATCCCGATGATCGTCGGCCAGATGGGCGCCTCGATCATCGTCGGCGCGCTGATCAGCCGGTTCGGCAAGTGGAAGGGCTTCATGGTCGCAGGCGCACTGCTCGTGATCGCGGGCACGTTCCTCATGACCACCCTGCGCTACGACACCGACTACCTCGTCGTGAGCGTCGCGATGGTCGTGCTCGGCGCCGGCCTCGGCATGGTCATGCAGAACCTCACGCTCGTCGTGCAGAACGACACCCCGGTGTCGCAGCTCGGCGCGGCCTCGTCGAACGTGAACTTCTTCCGCTCGATCGCCGGCACGGTCGGCGTGACCGTCATGGGGTCGCTGCTGGCCACCCAGGTCTCCACGCACATCGCAGACGGGTTCGAGGGCTTCGTGCCGTCGTCGCCCGAGGAGCTCGAGGCGCTGAAGGGCCTGCAGAGCGGTGCGCTGCCGAACGTGCACGAGCTGCCCGACACGATCCGCGTCATCATCGAGGGCGCCTACGGGCAGGGCATCTCCGAGGTGTTCTGGATCGCGGTGCCGCTCGCGGTGCTGTCGCTCATCGCCATCGCGTTCCTGCCGAACAAGAAGCTGTCGACCAAGTCGGCGGCGCAGGAACTGGCCGAAGAGCTGGCCGAGGACGCCGAGAACGCCGTCGTCGAGCTGGCCGAGGCCGAGATCGGCGCGCCGGTCGCCACCGTCGCCGAGCAGTTCGACGAGGCGGATGACTCGCGCGAGCCGGTCGGCGTGGCCACCGGGTCGGTCGCCGCCGTCGAGGGACGGGACGCTCCGGAGGCCCGGCGATAA